GCATGCCGACGTGTCCGTGCGCGTCTTTGACATGCTCGGGCGCGAAGTCCTCGCTGTCGAGCGCCTCGACCTAGCGCCAGGCTTCGGTCAGACGCTACGCGTCGACGGTCGGGCTCTTGCGTCCGGGTTGTATGTCTATCAGGTCCGCGCCGACTCGGAGATGGGCTCGGCGCTCGCTTCGGGTCGAATCGTCCTCGTGAAGTGAATCGGGGCGGCTGGGCCTCCTCTGCACCTTCGCGTAACGCCCTGCCTTCCTTCGTGGAGGGCAGGGCGTTCATGTTGGGTGCAAGCGGCAGCAGGACTACCTCGATGAACTGATCAGGTCGGTACCCCAATCGCCTCGGTTTGGCCTGCTCCTGCCCCACTTTCAACGACGCGGTGGATCGCTGGAATGAGCATCGACCGGGAACGGCGGAGCGGAGCGGCGGGGACGAAGTCGGGGTAGGTCGCATCACGCTCCTTGATTACCCGCACGGGCTGTGGCCAGTGGATGTTGAACGCTGGGTCGTCCCAGCGCACACCGCGAGCCGCCTCAGGCTCGTGAAACGTGTTCATCTGGTAGTACACTTCGCTGCGATCCTTCAGCGTGAGAAAGCCGTGGGCGATGCCTTCAGGAACGTAGAGCGCGTGCCCGTTGTCTGCGGAGAGTACTGCGCCGAAGTGTTGGCCGTAGGTATCCGAGTCGGGGCGCAAGTCGATGATGACATCGTAGACGGCGCCGCGCGTGCAGCGCACGAGCTTCGCCTCGCCATGCGGGGCCGCCTGGTAGTGCATCCCACGGAGGGTCCCCGCGGCATCGTTGAACGACACGCTGCACTGGGCCACCATAGGCTCCAACCCATGCGCCTCGAACTCGCGGCGGCAGAAGGTGCGGGCGAAGTGCCCACGCTCATCGGCGTGCCGCTCAGGGCGCAGGAGAAACGCACCGGCGAGGGTCGTCTCGTCGAAAATCATGGAAGGGCGATGTTTGGTGGTGGGGCATAGCCATGTCAACCTACACGCCAGCGTCTCACCCTGGTCCTTCGACGACCCTATTCGACCACCTCGGTTTCCGGGATCGGCACAACGAACCGCCCTCCCCAATGACGGATATCGCCCATCTGTCGCATAATCTCGCGCTTGAGATTCCATGGCAAGATGAGGACATAGTCGGGCCGAGTCTCACGAATACGGTCCGGCTCAAAAACCGGGATACGGCTTCCTGGCAGATACGTGCCTTGCTTGTGCGGATTGCGATCCACGGTGTACGCGACGAGATCGGGCCCGATGCCGCTGTAGTTGAGCAGCGTGTTGCCTTTCCCCGGTGCGCCGTATCCGACGACCGTTTTCCCAGCTTCGTTGGCCCCCACGAGGAAGCGGAGGAGGCTGCGCTTCGTCGCCTTGACGCGTTCTGCAAAGGCCGCGTAGGCACCCGTGCTCGACGTATCGTCCAACCCATAAGCACGCTCTCGTGCTTTCAGGTCGTCAATGCGAGCCGTGACGGGTAGTGCCGTGTGCTCCCGATGCCGAGCGAAGATGCGAAGGCTTCCTCCGTGAGAGGGCAGTTCCTCCACGTCGAAGAGCACCAGTCCGAAGTGCGCGAACACACGCTCAACGGCGAGCAGCGAAAAGTAGCTGTAGTGCTCGTGGTAGATGGTGTCGAATTGGTTTTCGTCGATGAGTCGCAGCAGGTGGGGAAACTCGATAGTAGCCACGCCCTCTGGCTTCAGGATTCGCCGAATGCCCTCCACGAAGCTGTTGAGGTGCGGCGTGTGCGCCAGCACGTTGTTCGCGGCCAGGAGGTCGCACTGGAGGCCTTCCGAGGCCAACGCTGCCGCCGTGTCACGGCCGAAGAACAGCTCGCGCGTGTCGACACCCTTTTCCCGCGCCGCAGCCGCCACGCTCGCCGACGGCTCGATGCCGAGCGCAGGAATCCCGCGCTCCACGACATACTGCAGCAAGTACCCGTCGTTGGACGCGATCTCCATGACGAGGCTGTCCGCATCCAGGCCAAACCGCTCGACCATGTCGCCGACGTAGCGCTCGGCATGCGCCAGCCAGGACGTAGAGTAGGAGGAGAAATAGGCGTACTGTTCCGAGAAGATGGCCGCTGGTGGAACGTCCGTGTCGAGCTGCACAAGTAGGCATGCGTCGCACACCATCGCGCGCAGGGGGTACATCGTCTCGGGCGCCGTGAGGTCTTCCTCACGCACAACGTTCTGACACGGTGGATGTACCCCGAGGTCGACCACGGGTGTGCGGAGTGGCGCCTCGCAATGGCGACACCGCAGCGTCATAGGTCGCGGGCCATGCGTCGTGGGTCGGGCTTCAGGAACAGCAATCATCGTCGGTCGGGAATGCGAGACTGTAGAATCGAAAGAGGAGGCTCAGGCGGTGCCGGGGACAGCCAGTGTGCGTGGTTCGGCACGCGTCGCCCGGTGTTCGAGCAGCTCGTCCATGAACACGCGCCAATGGCTCCAAGCCCACGGGCGTGCGCGCAAGCGGCGTTCCACGTAGCGGCGCACGTCCTCGTCGTTGTCGAACGAGAGCGGGCCTTCCTGATGCAGCCGCCACCGTCCTCGTTCGTAGCGCACCTCGGTGAAGAGCATGGGCGAGCCTGTGCGAGCAGCTAGCACATGTGCGCCGACAGGCCAACAGACGGGTATGCCGAATAGCGTCGCGGTTGGTGCGCGGCCTTCGTCAGGCAGCCACACTGCGTCTTGACATAGGAAAACAGGCCGTCCCAAAGACAAGGTCGGGGCGAGCTTGCGGAAGGCCCCGCCCGGAGCCACGTGGTGGCGCCGCAGAATCTGATGGTGCAGGTCGTGGGTCAGGTAGGGCCACTTACACGTGGGTGGGGCGCCGTTCGGGCCCCCTGCATGCTCAAGCGGGTCAGCGATGTAGACGATGTTGCCTTCGCGCTGCTTCACCCAGACCCCGAGGTACCGCATCCCCGCATGGAGCGTCGTGAGCATGATGCCCGGCTTGGCTTCATCGTCCCCCTCGACGGGTCTTGATTCACGCTTGGGATCAAGGAAGAAGTACGCGGCCCGCCATCGTTCGCGCAGTTCGAGATAGGTGAACCTTAGGACAACCGAAAACGAAGGTGCTTCACCAAGGAGCTCCAGGTACGCCCGTGTCCGCTTCGAGGCAAGGATCGCCGACGCCAAGGCGATGGGGGCAAGACCGACCCCTCCGAGTCCATCGAGCAGACGCAGCGGGAGCGCACGGGCGCACGGGCGCGCAACGTAGTACAATGCCAGGTTGATGACGGCGCGGGCAGGCGAAGCCATGGCGAGAAGGCGTGAGGTCGATTACTTCGATGCTGGGACGTGCTCCTCATTCGGCGCAGCCGTCGAGAAGTTGATCCCGAAGTAGTTATTAGGCCCGGGGAGAAGAAGCCGGCGGATTTGCTGCGGCCGTACTGCAAAACGCATCCAGGCTGCCGCGGCGCGGCGCTTCTGCAGAGCCGTGAGCGGGGCACTGCGCAGGGCTCGCAGGAAGTTGAACGCTCTGCGATACGAGGCGCTCTCCGCCCCTGCCTCCTCTCCGCCCTCGTAGGCCATGTATTCCTCGCGGGTCATGTGGTGTGTGCTGCCGCCGTGCATCCGCATCGCGAAGTGCGGAGCGTCCACCCGCACGAATGGGCCGCGCAAGGCCAGTTCGGCCATGAGCACATCTTCCACGCCGTGGAGCTGATAACCCCGCGTTTCAGCGAGGGCGCGCGTCCGAATCAGCCCATGCGTGACGTAGACGGCAGGGCCGCTACCGAGGCTGGCAGCGTAGCGCGCAACCGGATCCAGGTCCCCCAAGGCATCGGTGTCGGAACGGCGATAGGGCCAGAACCCGCCACCAGGCAATAGATAGCCTCCTTGCTGCGCGTCGTACGGCACGTCGCGGCCCCGCTCGTCGATGAGGCGGACGGCTGAATGCACGAGCATGGCCTCTGGCGCCTTTTGCATCGCAGACAAGGCGGCGGCCAGGTAGTCCGGATGTACGAGGTCATCGTAGGCCGCCCAACGAAAGAATGGCGCCTGGAAGCGTCGACAGGCGTCGAACGCGCGGTTGTGGTTCTCGGACGCGCCGAGATTCCGGTCATTGCGCACGTAGTGCACGCGGCTGTCGCGGCTCATCACGGACCGCACGAGATCCTTCGTCCCGTCGGTCGATGCGTTGTCTACCACGACGAGTACGAAGTCCTCCACCGTCTGCGCGAGCAGGCTGTGCAGCGTTTCTTCGAGGAAGCGCTCGCCGTTGTACACAGGCAAGCCGATGGCGACGGTTGGAGCCATGGAGGGGGAGGTCGAACGCGGCCAGCGGATTCAAGCGGGTGCTGTGACCGGTTCGGGCTGCACGGTCCAGCGCAGCTCACGATCGATTGCTCCGGCCTCCATGAGTCGTTCGAGGCGCTTGAGGCGGCGGAACTCGGGGCCTTCGAACGCCTCAGGGGTGAGCCCGGCATGGCGAAAGGCCGCGTAGAGTTGTTCGACACCACGCTGCACCGTCCATTGCGGCGCGAAGCTGGGCAGATGCCGCTGAATCTTGGCAAAGTCGACCTGATAGGAGCGCGTATCCGGGCTAGCGCCGCCCGCGAACGCCACGTCACAATTCGGCACGACCTGACCCACGATCTCGGCAACGTCGCGGATTTGGTAGTTCTCGCCCGGGCGCCCGACGTTGAACGCCTCGCTGTGGACTGCCTCACGGGGCGCGGCGAGCACCGCTTCGACCGCGCGGCAGACGTCCTCGACATGAACCAGGGGGCGCCAAGGCGTACCGTCGCTCTTGAGGAGAATCTGCCCGGTTGTCACCGCCCACGCCGTCAGGTTGTTGACGACGAGGTCGAAGCGCAGCCGCGGCGAGACGCCGTAGACCGTCGCGTTGCGCAGGAAGACCGGGCTGAAGTCGTCGGTGGCGAGCGGCGCGAGGTCTCGCTCGGCGAGCACCTTGGCCTCGCCATAGGGCGTCTGTGGGTTGAACGCAGCCTCTTCCGTCACGGCATCGTGCCCGGCCGCTCCATACAGGCTGCACGACGATGCGAACAGAAACCGTGAGACCCCAGCCTCCCGTGCGCGTTCGCCCAGCCGCACAGTCGCGGCGTGATTGATCTCGTAGGTAAGTCCTGGGTTGAGATTGCCGAGCGGGTCGTTCGAGAGATTGGCCAGGTGCACG
The Bacteroidota bacterium DNA segment above includes these coding regions:
- the rfbC gene encoding dTDP-4-dehydrorhamnose 3,5-epimerase produces the protein MIFDETTLAGAFLLRPERHADERGHFARTFCRREFEAHGLEPMVAQCSVSFNDAAGTLRGMHYQAAPHGEAKLVRCTRGAVYDVIIDLRPDSDTYGQHFGAVLSADNGHALYVPEGIAHGFLTLKDRSEVYYQMNTFHEPEAARGVRWDDPAFNIHWPQPVRVIKERDATYPDFVPAAPLRRSRSMLIPAIHRVVESGAGAGQTEAIGVPT
- a CDS encoding class I SAM-dependent methyltransferase, whose amino-acid sequence is MIAVPEARPTTHGPRPMTLRCRHCEAPLRTPVVDLGVHPPCQNVVREEDLTAPETMYPLRAMVCDACLLVQLDTDVPPAAIFSEQYAYFSSYSTSWLAHAERYVGDMVERFGLDADSLVMEIASNDGYLLQYVVERGIPALGIEPSASVAAAAREKGVDTRELFFGRDTAAALASEGLQCDLLAANNVLAHTPHLNSFVEGIRRILKPEGVATIEFPHLLRLIDENQFDTIYHEHYSYFSLLAVERVFAHFGLVLFDVEELPSHGGSLRIFARHREHTALPVTARIDDLKARERAYGLDDTSSTGAYAAFAERVKATKRSLLRFLVGANEAGKTVVGYGAPGKGNTLLNYSGIGPDLVAYTVDRNPHKQGTYLPGSRIPVFEPDRIRETRPDYVLILPWNLKREIMRQMGDIRHWGGRFVVPIPETEVVE
- a CDS encoding glycosyltransferase, translated to MAPTVAIGLPVYNGERFLEETLHSLLAQTVEDFVLVVVDNASTDGTKDLVRSVMSRDSRVHYVRNDRNLGASENHNRAFDACRRFQAPFFRWAAYDDLVHPDYLAAALSAMQKAPEAMLVHSAVRLIDERGRDVPYDAQQGGYLLPGGGFWPYRRSDTDALGDLDPVARYAASLGSGPAVYVTHGLIRTRALAETRGYQLHGVEDVLMAELALRGPFVRVDAPHFAMRMHGGSTHHMTREEYMAYEGGEEAGAESASYRRAFNFLRALRSAPLTALQKRRAAAAWMRFAVRPQQIRRLLLPGPNNYFGINFSTAAPNEEHVPASK
- a CDS encoding SDR family oxidoreductase, translating into MRVLVTGHSGYIGSVLTPRLLALGYDVHGLDSDFFAASTFLPDEVASIPGVQKDIRDVGRTDLEGFDAVVHLANLSNDPLGNLNPGLTYEINHAATVRLGERAREAGVSRFLFASSCSLYGAAGHDAVTEEAAFNPQTPYGEAKVLAERDLAPLATDDFSPVFLRNATVYGVSPRLRFDLVVNNLTAWAVTTGQILLKSDGTPWRPLVHVEDVCRAVEAVLAAPREAVHSEAFNVGRPGENYQIRDVAEIVGQVVPNCDVAFAGGASPDTRSYQVDFAKIQRHLPSFAPQWTVQRGVEQLYAAFRHAGLTPEAFEGPEFRRLKRLERLMEAGAIDRELRWTVQPEPVTAPA